A window of Zalophus californianus isolate mZalCal1 chromosome 17, mZalCal1.pri.v2, whole genome shotgun sequence genomic DNA:
CCACCGagggcagctggggagggaggtggtcGGGTTTCAGGGCGGAAGCCAACACTACGAGCCTCGTGGCCAGCCCTGCCCACgtgtgggtgtctgggtggcagcTCCTGGTTCGGCAGCACCGTTCCTGCCACAGCCCGGCGAGGGCAGGGGCCCGCTCGGTGGGGAAAGGGCGCCGGCACCCCGCATGTGGAGGATGGGCCAGGACTTTGCCCAGAGGCCTCTGGTGACAGGTCCAGGCTTCCCCCCGCCCTCGCCTCGCCCACACCAGGAACCGGGAGCACGGCTTTCTGTGCCAGTCTTGCTGTGCCCGGGGCGCTGGGGGCTGGcctttcccctcaccccctccaaaCCGGTCCGTCCAGCCGTCCACCCCAAGGAGGGAagccacccgccccccccccgagACACCCCGAGAAAGCCAGAGTCCATACACGGGTGTGACTGGGCGGGAGGCTTTACTGGCGGCAGAGGAAGGACAAGGACGTGGAGCAGCAGTGGCCCCCCCCCGTGCGGTGCCAGGACCAACAGGGAGGGCATCCCTGCAGCTCAGGCCTCCCCGCCCACGTCGGGGTGCTTCTGCCGCAGGTGTTTGTCCAGGGTGGCGCGCAGGCCGAAGGGCACGCAGCAGTGGGGACACTCAAAGCGGGCGCTGCCGGGCCCCAGGCCGTGCATGCGGCGGTGGCGGTTGAGCTTGCTGCTCTGCGCGCAGGCGTACGAGCAGAGCTCGCAGGCGTACGGCCGCTCGCCCGTGTGCGAGCGCCGGTGCACCGTCAGGTTGCTGCTGTTGGTGAAGTGCTTCCCGCAGAACTCGCAGCTGCCCCCGGGCCCGCGGCTCTTGCCCGCCGGCTTGGGCATCTTCTTGGGGGACGTCTGGCTCTTGGCAGGCTCAGCTGTGTGTTCCTTGGGGGTAGGCCCCCAGCTGGCCCCGCCGCCAGGAGCCCCGGGTTCCTGGACGCCCGCCGTGGCTGCTGCCCCGGCGCCCTCCCTGCTGCTGCACAGCAGGCTGCTGGCCGGGGCGGCTGCATGGGCGGCGGGCTCCGGAGGGGCGGTAGCAGAGGCCTGTTCCTGACTGGCTTTGGCCCCGCAGGGGCTCTGAGGCCGCAGCTGCCGGTGGGTCTTCTTGTGGCGGTTGAGCTTGCTGCTCTGGGTACAGGTATAGGGACACTGGTCACATGCGTAGGGCCGCTCGCCGGTGTGCGAGCGCATGTGCACTTTGAGATTACTGAAGGAGCTGAGGGTCTTCGCGCACACAGGGCAGGTGGGGCTCCGCCGGGCCAGGATGCTCACCCGGGGGCCCTTGGCCTCCGCTTCCGGCCCCACCACTGCCGACACGGCGGCGGCCACCTCCGCCAGGCCCAGCAGCGGGGCCTCTGGGGCCTCAGGTTCCGTCTGGTAGATGGACAGCCCGTGGTCCCACTGGGCATGGCGCAGCAGTTTCCAGGCCCCTGTGAACTGTCTCCCGCAGCGGAAGCAGCTCAAGGCCTTGGGGTCCTTGCGTTCTGCAGAGAGAAGGGCCGAGTGTTAGGGAGATGCATGAAAGCAGCCCTCTCACGCCTGCCAGTCGGTCGCCTTCTGCAGCAAAGGCCCTTTTCGGAGGGCTGAGAACGCACTGCAGGGAGACAGAAACTCCCTGTCCTCAGAAGCCGAGGTGCAGAAGTGGGTGGACAGACAAGTGAGAAAAATCTGTGGAGTGGATGATGACTACCTGGCgattctctttgtgtctgagaatCTTCCAGAAAAAAGGGACAGCAGAGTGAGGGATGGGAGGAGTGCTATTTTCtattgggggtggtgggggtgggggtcaggaagGCCTTACTGGAAGGCATGACCAAATTCTGGGTGCTGGGCGCCAGGCCATGCCCCCTGCTCACTGAGCTTCCTAACCTAGACAAGAAACAAGAGTgccattttccagatgggaaaactgaggcagacacacttctccaaggtcacaagCTTGCAAGGGAGGAGTTGGCATTTCAATCCAGAAACCTGGGGAGTGCGAGACAGATTTTCAAAAAAGACTGTTGGCTTGATTACTGAGTGGGTTTCTGTGCCAAGCTCCAAGTTCATGTGTTCCACGCATGGTCTCCTCTTCCCTGCCTCACAGAAGAGGGGGCCAAGGCCTTTGGCCCTAAGTGGGGAGAAAGCTTAGCAGCTACCTAGAGGTCGGGGTGGGGCAGTGAGTTAGGTGCCCCCCCTCGACATGGACCCCAAATTAAGAGCCCTCCAAATTGGATGTTTTCTCTAGACCCTCCAGGTACTATCAGTAAAGTACTTGCCTTTACCTTTCAAATTCTAGACTGTCTGGGATGGGGGTGGCTTTCCTGATCCAACACCAGGGTCAGGAACACAGATGGGGGCTGGAGAGTGTCAGCCTGGCCCGACTTCCAACTAGTTCTCCGGCTCCCTAGCTGTGTGGGCGAGAAACActcctctctggccctcagttttctcatttgtcagAATATGGGGATCCTCTCCCTTTTAGGGCTGTTGTGACCTCGAATGGAGAAGAACTGAGAGTTCTGGTCCATGTCAGCCCTCGGTAAACATGAGCTGAGCCCACGTGGCTGAGGTGCCCACACCGCTCCAAGTCCAAGCACCTGGGAGTGTTCAGTGATTCCATCAAGGCCCCTCCCTGGGCCACCAGATAAGCTGCTGGCTTCAAGTCTACAGCTAATTCAcagtccctccttcccctccccgaCTACagggaacccccccaccccccaccccaccagccagCCCAGGCCTGAATGTAATTCCATCTCTCAAAAATCCTAGGAACTCGTGGGCCAGGGGATGGAAACATGTAGGTCTGGAGAAGCCTCGGCCTGCGATGACCAAAAGTTTACCATTGAGTCTAGTACCATGTCAAGGGCTTTCATTCCCTCCCAAGAGAAGGAACCCAGGTGTCCAGACACCCAGGACCTGGCCCAAACCAGGGGCTTCCCAGCGTGCAGGGCTGGGAGATTCCATCAGAGAGGGAAGCCAGAGGCCCCTTCCCTGACTCTGAGCAAATGCACCGGCGCCTCAATCAGAAGTGATCAAGAGGTGGGACAGGGTGGCCATGCCACGCTTCCAGCTGGCCtcggcttcccctcccccaggttcCTGCCCTTCCCAGAGGTCCCCCTACTGCCACAAGGGTCCAGCCACCTGGCCAGTTATTTCTGGCCAAGGGGAAGGAGAAGTGAAACCAgattgggggtgtgtgtgtgtggcaaatCCCCAGACCAGTCTTCAGGGGCTGGCCACACCCTGTGGGCGGCCCTCGtacaggccccgccccgcccccacctaccccccacccccactagtCCCAGCCCTAGGACAGGGCAGGCCCTGGCCACGCCTAGGCTGCACCCGATGGGGAGCGAGAAAAGGGAAGTAGTGCTCACTGCCCCGCCTGTCCAGCTCAGCCCCTTCTCCCACAGGAAGCCGGGCCCTTGAACTTGAGAGGGGGACTGCATCCCGGCTTGACTCACCTGAgccctggcaggggctggggcctcTGAAAAGCTGACAGTCCACCTTCTTGTGGTCCATGAAAGCAGTGATGGCCTCCAACGGAAAGGTCTGCAGGCAACGGCCGCAGGTCAACAGATCTGGGTGTTTGTCAGTCCAGGGCTGGCGGTCTGCTGGGAGGAAACGGGTGGTAAGCGTGGGGTGGGgccaggatgggggctgggggttcCGAGGGAGAGGGAAAACCCGAAGGTCAGAATGGGGGCTGGAGGCCAGGATCAGGCAGCAGAAATAAGGCGGGGTCCGAAGGTCCGGGGTCGGTGCCTGGAGGAAGGCGTCCCACGTAGCCCCCCAAGCCCCCAgagtgaaggggagagaggcGGGGCAGGGGTAGGGGGCGCTCACCGCGAGGGTTGAGGATCAGTGGCGTCCACAGCGCCCACTGGTTCCGCTCGCCCGGGGCGTGGAGAGGGCTCCCGGCGGGCACGGGGTCGGGGGAGTGGCGGGGCTCGCCCTCGAACAGCCCCGGCGCGGGCACTTCCTTCGGGGAGAAGGGCCCCAGCCCCGGGGCCTGTAGGGACCGCGCGTCTGGCTCGGGCTTCACTTCGATGACGAGGTCCGGCATCTCCATCTCGTCGTCTGTGTTGGAGGCGGGCGCGGGGTCTACTCGGCGAGGCGTGCAGCCGGCCTTGCGGCGGGACATGAGTCGAGGGCCGGCcggccgggcgggcgggcgggctggCGGGAGGAGGACGCGGGGGCCGTGCGCGCTCAGTCCGAGGCGCTCAGGTGAGTGACTGCGGCGACCCGCCGCGAACTCACACGTGCTGGCCCGGCCCGTGGCTCCGCCCACCAGGGCGGGGCCTGACGGGAGAGCACGGGGCGGTCCCCCAGGGGCCCCGGGCGGCAGCCAAACTCGATCAAAGCTGAGCCCACTGCATTTTCTTAGGGACCAAACCTTAATGACGTCCAGGTCCCACGGCCACGCACACGAACAGCTATTCCTGATCCCGTTTTAGGGCCGGTGTAACTGAGGCAAAGGGTGCCCACACCCATCCCCAAGAGAGAAAACAGTAGGGGCCACGTTTCTCGCTAAGCGCCTATGAGTAATCGGGACTATTTCACTAAATGCATTACAATAAAAATTCAGTgggcaaacatttattgagcctttaCTGTGCACTGGGTTCTGTTCTAAGCACTGAGGATACcgcagtgaacaagacaaaatAATCCCCGGCCTCACGCAGTTTATTTGTTGGGGAGACAGACTCTCAACGAGGTAACGGCAAAACTTAAGAGTGACTCCCAGGATGACAAGTGCAATGGGGCAAAATAAAGCTAGGAGAGGTTATAAAGGGacagggttgctggggtgggggtgaggggtcagCTTTCTCCAGGGCAGAGCATGGTGGAACTGAGACCCGAGGGAGGTGAGGGGGCCAGCCGGCCTTGGGCATTCAAGAATAACAAGGAAGGGGGATGGGCGTGGGGAGAGGCGTGGGTGATTGAGTTTTGTGAGAAAATGAGGTGAGACCCAAGAGGGTCTTTTGATCACTTTAAGGTCTTTGGTTTCCTGAGACCAGAGCCTTGAGGGGTAGGCTTTAAGGCAAGGAGGGTTGTGATCAAATAGATCTCCTCTGCTCTGGAATCACCATTAAAACCAAACAGGCAACtgtctcaccaccaccacccccccactcGGGCCTCCTTGAACTTCCCTCCGCAAAGCAGCTCACTCCGATCGCTGTTTGAAGTGGCATCGacaccctgccccaccctccaaCCCTGacgagtttctttttcttcctggcacCCACCACACCATAACATAGACCTATTTGTTGActgtcctctcttccctccccacccccacccaacacAAGCCCCCTGAGGTCAGGGCCAGGGTCTGTCCTTCCCGGGctgtccccagccctgctccGAGTGAATTTCACATGCTAATCTCCCCAGAGTACTGCTCCAGGCCAGAAGGTTCCTCATATTGTTATTCAGGGCTGAGCTCAATTGTCCTCTGGGGAGCAGAGGACCTCCCTGACCACTGTATCTAATGTAGCCCCACCCTGCTGAAGGCCTCACAACCATGACCTCCATCCGTCCTCGCTTCTTTCCTGgccctcagcttccccatctgttaCCTAAGGGGGCTTCTTCATGGCCACCCAATTAAAGAAGCTCCCCCAACTCTACCACCATGacccttattttattctttttatatcacTCATCACAAGCCCTGAAGGATCTTGTTGATGTATTTGCTCATGGAGACCCTGTATCTGCCCCTCCCGGCCCTCCTAGAATGTAGGTTCTAAGAGGGCAGTAGTCAAGCCAGCCTTGTCCACAGGGCCCCCAGTCGTTCAGAGGTTAACAAGTGTGTATTGAGGTCCTGCTCTGCACGGGCTTTCAACAGATATCGCAGAAGgcccgtgtgccaggcactaggcaGGCCTTGGGGATCTGGTGGGGTGGAGAGGCCCGCGGAGCCTCTGCCTTACTGAAAAAGTGTGGGAGAAGGGAATTCTGTCTGAGCCCAGAGGAGCGAGGCTCCCTAGCCTTCAGGCCAGACATTCCATCTTTCAAggcctgtttccttctttgtaaaacgggggtgggggtggggggctgcagggaggtCTGCGAGACAGAACCACCACCCGGGGTCCATCCCAGCTGCAGCTCTCTCCAAACCTCTTTCCTCCTGAAACCTGGCTGCGCAGGGCTTCAAGGAAGGGAGCTGGGGTTTGGCCCGCAGGTGAAGGGTAGGAGTGTGCACgtgtagggggtgggggtgcaaaCACCAAGCTCCGTGCTTAACTCAGCCAGGAGGAAGTCTTCCCCCTCTCTGCGCCTCAATTTCTTCTTCCGTAAAGCGGGCTCCCGGACAGGCTCCTACGTCGCAGGCGGGCGGCTCCGGGGGCAGCGCGGGGCCAGGctgcgggcggggcggggcgggacgCCGGGGCAGCGGTGGCTTCCGAACCCCAGAGCCCGCCCGCCACCACGtggggcggcggcgcgggcggaaCCTAGGCGGGGCGGCGCGCGGCCCGCCCGGGCCTCTGCAGCCGGGACGCCGGCGGAAGTGGGAGCGCCGGCCGTCGCGGACCTCGGTGAGTGCGGGGTGTCGGTGGCGGGGCGCGAGCGCAGGGCAATTCCCTCCCCCGGGCGCGCGCCCGCGTGCGGAGCCGGGAGTGGCGGGAAAGGGGCAGGTCCGCGCCTGCCACGCAGTTCGGATcccaccccaccgcccccccccccccccccccccccccagcgagCGCCGGCACCGGGACTCCGGTCGGGGACGTCCCCGCGCCCGGGTCGGAGGGGTGAGGAGCCGGGGCAGCGCGCAGTGCTCCCGGCTCGGGCAGGTGATGGCGACGACGGTCAGGACAGTGACCACGACAGCAGTCCTGACGCCCCGCCTCGCTTGGGACGGGCTCGCTTGCCCGATCTGAGCCGGGAAGACGCCCAGCCCGGGCGGACTGGGGAGTGGACGCCTGGGGGCCGGGAGGACCTCCTTAGTATAAGAAAAGGCTAGCGGTGGGTGGCCAGGGCGGAATTGAGAGGAAACTGACCGGCCTagggggcccaggggaggggaaggactCTGTGCTGGAgcttctggggggtgggggtggggtgttgtGTGGACATATCAGCACCTTGGTTCATTCGCGGGCGTCTGGGGTCTTCCCTGTGAACCTGGTAACTCGGCTAGTTCCCTGCCCTGGCAACGGAAGGGTTAGCTAAGTGCGTGTCCACTGAACGGATCCATTGCCATTTCCTTGGAAGTCAGCCCCGAGGCCCCTAGAAGGGAGGTCTGCGAATCTCCTGCCCTCGCGCCCACCACCCAAGTGATAGGCTCTGGAGTTTTTATGCAAATCGTTTTTCAAGTCGTGGGGGATGGGTTTGGGCATTTTTCTGAAATCTTCCCGCGGGAAATCCTTGGCTTAGAGACTGAAAAGGTAAAAGATTCTGGAGCCTGGTCACCGGGGAGCTTGGATAATGCCTGCTTTTGCCTTCTTGGGCACACCCTGCCGGACCTTTCCTAAACCGGTTTCCTATCCGATCACACCTTGGTTCCAAATCCTCCAGTGGCCCTCCTGTGCTGGACGAAAACAAATCTGTCCCGCAGAGAGCAGGGGTGATGGGCCGGGGCCGTTGTCAGACCCACCTGGGTTTGCTCCGTTTTCCGTCTCCTCAGCCGGCTTGCACCCAGTAAATGATTTGGCATTTCCCTGTTTCCAGTTTCCTCCTCCGGGAAAATGGGGATCGCGTGGCCTGACCCCAGTCTCTTGTTTGTTTTCCCCTCACGGAGAAAGCAAGTCTGCACATTGGTCCAcccttacttttttgttttatccaGGGATTTAACATCATTTGTGGCCATTTGATTAATTCCCATcagttctttaattttatttatttatttcagagagagagagaatgagagatagaaagcacgagagggaagagggtcagagggagaagccgactccccgccaagcagggagccccatgtgggactcgatcccgggactccaggatcatgacctgagccgaaggcagtcgctccaccaactgagccacccaggcacccagtcctTTAATTCAGTACTAGCCCTAGAGACTAGGGTGTTTCTTTTAAATCACTCAAGTGTTACCCTAGGTTGCTTGAGAGCCCTGGGGGCtgatgattcttctttttttttttttttaaagattttatttatttatttgagagagagagaatgagagatagagagcacgagagggaagagggtcagagggagaagcagactccccgccgagcagggagcctgatgtgggactcgatcccgggactccaggatcatgacctgggccgaaagcagttgcttaaccaactgagccacccaggctccctaggGGCTGATGATTCTTGACTAAGCTTGGACTTCAGCGGTCAGATAAGTTAGCGGTCAGATAAGTATCCCTGAATCCCATTCGCAGTGGTAGTggccaaataaagaaaatgtatattgtacacctgaaactaacagtgTGTATTAACtaactgggattaaaataaaaacacaaaagaaaaaaagaagaaaatgtatatatccCATAAAGCCCATTTACTGTGGTCTTCCCCATTAGGGAAGACCCTGAGAGTCTGCCTTGGTTCTCCCCTCAGTCCATCAGCAAATAGTGAGGGCTCTCGACCTTCAAAATAAATCCTAATCTGACTACTTTTCCCCACCTGTGCGGCCCTCAACCTGTCCCAGGCACCATCGTCCGCCGCCCTCCTGGGCCACAGCGGTGGcttcctcactgggctccctgcttctccctctttccctcccagtCCGCTGTCCCCGCGCGCAGCAAGCAGAGGGATCATGTGAAAATCCAAGTCCCTCTGGGTAGAGAGCCGGGTCATCACCTCAGTCTTCAAGGCCCCTCCCtgtagcatctgcctttgctcccGCGCCGCCTCCACGCTGGCCTCCTTGCATGggctttgcatttgctgttcccaTGGACTGGAAGGCTTTTCCCCCAGATCTCTGCATGACTCCGTTCCTTATTCCATTTAGGTCTGTGCTCAAATACGACAGCCTTCCTGGCCAGCTCTCTCTCGCCCCCGGGCTGGGCCAGGCGGCCCCTCTGGGCACCTGGGGCCCCCAGCCTCTATCCTTCCAGCCCTGCCCACTCAGAGTCAGTCTGGTCTAGAGACAAGTCTGTGGCAGCCGCTGAACTGGGGTGGTTTGCTCACGGCTGTGTCCCTAGCAGCGCCCCAGGTGGGCTGGGCCCTGAGCAGGCCCTTGGATAATGTGGATG
This region includes:
- the ZNF296 gene encoding zinc finger protein 296 isoform X1, which codes for MSRRKAGCTPRRVDPAPASNTDDEMEMPDLVIEVKPEPDARSLQAPGLGPFSPKEVPAPGLFEGEPRHSPDPVPAGSPLHAPGERNQWALWTPLILNPRADRQPWTDKHPDLLTCGRCLQTFPLEAITAFMDHKKVDCQLFRGPSPCQGSERKDPKALSCFRCGRQFTGAWKLLRHAQWDHGLSIYQTEPEAPEAPLLGLAEVAAAVSAVVGPEAEAKGPRVSILARRSPTCPVCAKTLSSFSNLKVHMRSHTGERPYACDQCPYTCTQSSKLNRHKKTHRQLRPQSPCGAKASQEQASATAPPEPAAHAAAPASSLLCSSREGAGAAATAGVQEPGAPGGGASWGPTPKEHTAEPAKSQTSPKKMPKPAGKSRGPGGSCEFCGKHFTNSSNLTVHRRSHTGERPYACELCSYACAQSSKLNRHRRMHGLGPGSARFECPHCCVPFGLRATLDKHLRQKHPDVGGEA
- the ZNF296 gene encoding zinc finger protein 296 isoform X2, which produces MSRRKAGCTPRRVDPAPASNTDDEMEMPDLVIEVKPEPDARSLQAPGLGPFSPKEVPAPGLFEGEPRHSPDPVPAGSPLHAPGERNQWALWTPLILNPRDRQPWTDKHPDLLTCGRCLQTFPLEAITAFMDHKKVDCQLFRGPSPCQGSERKDPKALSCFRCGRQFTGAWKLLRHAQWDHGLSIYQTEPEAPEAPLLGLAEVAAAVSAVVGPEAEAKGPRVSILARRSPTCPVCAKTLSSFSNLKVHMRSHTGERPYACDQCPYTCTQSSKLNRHKKTHRQLRPQSPCGAKASQEQASATAPPEPAAHAAAPASSLLCSSREGAGAAATAGVQEPGAPGGGASWGPTPKEHTAEPAKSQTSPKKMPKPAGKSRGPGGSCEFCGKHFTNSSNLTVHRRSHTGERPYACELCSYACAQSSKLNRHRRMHGLGPGSARFECPHCCVPFGLRATLDKHLRQKHPDVGGEA